TGGGCCAAGGGTGAGAACGGTGCGTGGACCATGGCGCCGGCGGTGAGTCTTGCCGTGGCCAAGCGCGCCGGGGCCAATGCGGTGACCGTTTCGGAAAGCGTGGCGCGGCGCGTGGAAGGGCTTGAGGGTACGCTGATCCCGGCAGGTGTGGAGGTTTCGATCACGCGCAATTACGGCGAAAGCGCGAACGAGAAGGCCAACGAGCTGATCTTCCACCTCGCCTTGGCGACGGTCTCGATCGTGGTGCTGATCGGCTTTGCCATCGGCTGGCGCGAGGCGGGGGTGACGGCCATCGTGATCCCCACCACGATCATGCTGACGATGTTTGCATCGAATGTCATGGGCTTCACCATCAACCGCGTCAGCCTGTTTGCGCTGATCTTTTCCATCGGCATTCTGGTCGACGATGCCATCGTGATGATCGAGAATATCGCGCGGCATTGGGGCATGAAGGATGAGCGCTCGCGCATCGACGCGGCGGTGGAAGCCGTGGCCGAGGTGGGCAACCCGACCATTGTGGCGACGCTGACGGTGGTGGCGGCGCTTTTGCCGATGCTGTTCGTATCGGGGCTGATGGGACCGTACATGGCACCCATTCCGATCAATGCTTCGGCGGCAATGATCTTTTCGTTCTTCGTGGCGGTGATCATCGCGCCGTGGCTGATGATCCGCTTTGCCAGGAAGGCGCTGACCCATGGCCATGACGAGCATGGTGGCAAGCTGGGCGCGCTCTACCGGCACTGGGCGATGAAAGTCATTGCCACCAAGCAGGGGGCAAAGCGCTTTCTGATCGGCGTGGGCGTGGCGACGCTGGTGGCCTGTTCGATGTTCTACTTCAAGGCGGTGACTGTGAAGCTGCTGCCGTTCGACAACAAGAGCGAAGTGCAGCTTGTGGCCGATCTGCCTGAAGGCACGAGCCTTGAGGCCACGGCGCGTGTGCTGGAACAGGCCGCTGCCGTGGCGCGCGGCGTGCCCGAAGTGGTGTCGATGGAGGCCTATGCGGGCACATCGGCGCCGTTCAACTTCAACGGGCTGGTGCGACACTATTTCCTGCGCAATCAGCCTGAGATGGGCGACCTGATGGTGACGCTGCTGCCCAAGGGTGAGCGATCACGGTCTAGCCACGAGATTGCGGTGGTGCTGCGCGAGAAGCTGAAAGCGGTGCCGCTGCCCGCGGGGGCCTCGCTGAAAGTGGTGGAAACGCCGCCGGGGCCGCCGGTCATGGCAACGCTGCTGGCCGAAATCTATGGCCCGGACGAACAAGCGCGGCGCAGGACGGCCGAGCAGGTGGAGAAGATCTTCAAATCGGTGCCCTATATCGTCGATGTGGACAACAGCTTCGGGCAGGCACGGCCTACGCTGAAACTGATCCCGGACCGGGCAAAGCTGGACCAGTATGGCCTGTCCGAACGGCAGCTGTTCGACAGCATCGGTGCGCTGTTGGGGACGCAGGTGGTGGGCTATGCGCCGCGTGGTAGGGACCGCGATCCCTTGCCGATCGAACTGGCTCTCGATCAATCGCAGCGCACGTGGTCTTCGGCGATGGCGGCGACACCGGTGGCGGTGACGCCCACCGGACAACTGATCCAGCTTGGCGAGCTGGTGACCGCGAGGATGGAGCCGGGAAGCCACGCAATCTTCCGCCGCGACGGGCGCGGGGCGACGATGGTGACGGCGGAACTCGCCGGGCGCTACGAGGCGCCGATCTATGGCATGCTGGCGGTGGATGAGGCCATCGAGGCGTTCGACTGGAAGGCGCAAGGCCTGACCAAGCCCGCCGTGATCCTCAACGGCCAACCCGAAGACGAAAGCGTGACGTCGCTGTTGTGGGACGGCGAATGGGAAATCACCTGGGTGACTTTCCGCGACATGGGCGGTGCGTTCATGGTGGCGCTGCTGGCAATCTATGTGCTGGTCGTCGGCCAGTTCCGCAGCTTCACCCTCCCGCTGGTGATCCTGACTCCGGTGCCGCTGACCCTCATCGGGATCGTGCTGGGGCACATGCTGTTCGGCGCGCCGTTCACGGCCACGTCGATGATCGGTTTCATCGCGCTGGCGGGCATCATCGTGCGCAATTCGATCCTGCTGGTGGACTTCATCCGTCACACCCGCCGTCCCGACAAATCGCTGCGCGATACCCTGCTGGAAGCGGGCATGATCCGCTTCAAGCCGATCGTGCTGACCGCGGCGGCGGCAATGATCGGCGCAGCGGTGATCCTGACAGATCCGATCTTCCAGGGGCTGGCCATCTCGCTGCTGTTCGGCCTTGCGTCATCCACTCTTTTGACGGTGCTGGTGATCCCGGCAATCTATGTGGTCTTGCGCGATGACGGGCTGCCCTTTGCGGACGGGCGGGCATGAAGCCTGTCGGCCTGTCGGACAGCAAGGCGAATGCCATCGCCATGGCTGCACGGCTCAAGCTGATGAGCCATCCTGAACGGTTGGTGATGCTGTGCCGGATGGACGAGGGGGAAGCATCGGTCGGCGAATTGACCGCGCTTTCCGGGCTGTCGCAGTCATCGGTATCGCAACATCTGGCGCTGCTGCGCGAAGAGGGCGTGGTCAATATCCGGGGCGAGGCCCAGATGCGGTACTACAGCCTCAGCGATCCGATGGTGCGCGGGATCATCGAGGCGCTGTGCCATTTGTGTGAGCACACGTTTCAGGAAGAGCCATCCGGGCCAGCCGTGACGGATCGAAAGTGGCAGACGATGAAGGTGCCCGCCCCGCCAAGCGACAAGACCTGAACGTCATCATGCGATGACCAGCCCTTGTTGCGGGGTCACGACATATGTTCTTTCGCTCAATGTATCCGCGACATTTCCCGGAATTCCGTCGGTGTCATGCCCGTCTCCTGCCTGAAGGACATGGTAAATGCCGCTGCACTGGCGAAGCCACAGCGAAACGCGATCTGCTTCACCATTTCGCCCTCCTCAAGCAGAAGCCTTTTTGCCTTTTCGAGTTTGGCATGGGCGACATAGCTTCGCAAAGTCTGGCCCGTGGCGTTGCGAAACCGGGTGGAAAACACGGGCGCACTCATCCCTGTCAGCCTTGCCAGTTCCGCTACGGAAGGGGCCCGCCCCTCTTCATCGTTGACCCGTTCCAGCACGCGGCGAAGGTCTGAATGGCTCAACGCATGTGAATCCCCGCGTTCGTCAGGAGATCGCATTTCCGCAAGGCGCTGCAGCTGGGCGCCCAGAAAGATCAGCGCGGATTCGATCTGCAATTCACTGGCGAAACTGGGGGCCAGCACTTCCTGCCGCAACCGCTGAACGGCCATCTTGACGAACGGGTCACGTATGTCGAAGGCCAGCGCAGGGTCGATATGATCCCAGTTCCACGCGGCCGCCCGATCAAAGCCCAGTCCATTGAGATCGAACAAGCACGAGATCGTCCGCCGCGCACCGCGCGTGAAATGGCATTGCACGGGTTCATCGCGCGGCACGAACATCACGGACCCGACCCTGATCTCCTTGCCGCCTGCCCGGTTCAGAAAGCGGTTCCAGATCGGCTGGCAGGGTTCCAGCGTTGCTTCCAGCAAGTGCCAGGGCGATTGATAGATGCCATGCCCTTCGCGGGGGCAAACCGAGGTATGGACGCGCAATTGATATGCATCGGCCCGCAGGCTCGGTTCGGACCGTACCCGGAAATGAATATCGCTCGATATTGCGGCATCAAGCGCATCGTCGCGCAACATAGCCCTCTCCCTTTATATTTTCGCCAAGCATACGCCTGGCCGGGGAAAGCTCAAGTTCTGCCTGACGGCTCATGCACCCATGGCAAGACGCCCATCGGCATAAGCCGCCGAATGCGAAGCGATGCCGCCATCGACGAACAATTGCTGCCCGGTCACGAACCGCGCCTCGTCCGAGGCAAGATAGACGGCCGCCCCTGCCACATCCTCAGGCTCACCGATGAACGGGGTCAGGTGATGACGCTCCATCACTTGCGTCACTTCGGGGGGATAACCGTCCTTTGCCGCCTGCGTCATGATCATTCCGATCACCAGAATGTTCGAACGCACCCCCTGCTTGCCATATTGCGCGGCGATGTTGTGCGACAGGCTGACCAGTGCCGCCTTTGATGCGGCATAGGCGGTGTAAAGCATATCCCCCTGCGATCCGCGCGCCGATCCGCTGAAAATCAGCGATCCGCCGCCATGGGCAATCATCACCGGAATGACATGCTTGGCAACGATTGCCGGGCCGCGCAGATTGACGGCAAGCACCCGGTCCCACAACGCGGTGGTAAGCGACACGGCGTCCCGGTCCTGCGCCATGATCGCGGTATCGGTAAGCGCGGCATTGTTGAACAGCACGTCAATCCGGCCAAACTGCGCCACGACGCCTGACACTGCGGCTGCGATGCTGTCTTCCTCGGCAATGTCCACTACTGCGGAGATTGCCTGGCCGCCTGCGTCACGAATTGCGGCGGCGACGCGCTCGATGGCGTCCTTGCGCCGGCCCAAAGCGACAACGGTGGCTCCTTCCCGGCCAAAGCGCAGCGCCGACGCTTCACCGATCCCCGAACCAGCGCCCGTTACGAGCGCGACCTTCCCCTGCAACCTTCCCATTCTCGTCTCCCGCTCATTGTCTAGGGGACGGAATGTGGGCGGCCGCGCGCCCATGTCAAAGCTTCCGGTGATTCACCGATAGCGATCGCAATTCACCTGAAGTGTCCGGGCTGGTCGCAATGCGCCTTCCCCCGCATCCTTGGCCGCAGAAGCAGAACCGCCGGACGATGGCGGCGCACAAGGAGAGCATTGCGTGGGAACCGATACGATCGCCCGGATGACAATCGACACAGCCGCGCTGAGCGATGTCGACCGCCCGGTCTATGAATGGCTGCGCGATCATTTCGGCTGCGAACCGCAAAACTTCTGCCGACAACTGCGGTGGCGGATCAGCTGGGAGGCCGATGTCATGATCGATGGTCGCCTCCAGGGCGTTCTGGTGCGCGGCGCGCGCGGCAAATCGGCCCGCTATCCGATGACGCTGCATCAGGAAGCGCAAGTCCATCATGTGATGGAGCGCCACGGCGTTCTGGCGCCCAAGGTCTACGGCATGATCGAAGATCCCGTTGCGATCGTGATGGAGCGGCTGGACGGCACCATCAACAGCGAGCTGATCGAAGATCCCGCAGCACGCGCCAAGGTGCGCCGCGAATTCATCAATGCACTGGCAAAACTCCACGCAATCCCGGTCGAGGAATTCGGCGCCATCGGCCTGGCCGTTCCGAAGAGCGCGCGGGAAATCGCGCTCAGTCTTTACAAGCCATGCATCGACATCGTGCGCGCTGCCTTTGCAGACCGGCCGTTTCCGCTGACAGAATTCTATGCGCGCTGGCTGGAAAAGAACGCACCGGAAGACCGGGATCGTCCGGGCTTTGTCACCGCCGATGCCGGGCAGTTCCTGTATGATGGCGATCGCTTCACCGGCCTGATCGATTTCGAGGTATCGTATATCGGTGATCCGGCGGCGGAGTTTGCCGGAATGCGATTGCGCGACACGACCGAGCCGCTGGGCGATATTTCAGAGCTGCGCCGATATTACGAAAGCCTGACCGGCGACAGCATCCCCTACCGGGCCATCGCTTATCACTCGGCAGGATTTGCCGGCACCAACAGCATGTTGATGTGGCCGATGATGTACGAACCCGAAGTGCAGAACGATTATGTGGCGTACCTGCAATTCTGCGTGGCGACGAGCCGGTGGGGCTTGCAGGGCATTGCCGAAAGCCTCGGCGTCACGCTTGATGCCGTGGCCGACCCCCTGCCCAATCCAACCGTGCCATATGAGGCCGCACCGGGCCAGCTGATCAACATGATGACATCGTGGGAAACCGGCGACACCGCCCTGCGCTTTCATCTGGATAGCGCCGCAGTGCTGGGGACGTACCTCCAGCGATGCGCCATCTATGGTGGCAGCATCCTGGCTGCCGACCTTGCCGATGCAGAGGCTTTGACCGGCAAACGCGTTGCCACCCGGCTTGAAGCGGATGCGGCGGTCGATGCTTTCGTGCGATCGGCAGGTCCCGATCAGGATGCGGCGCTTGTCGCCCATTTCAACCGATGGCTGACGCGCCAGAATTTCCTGCTCAAGGGCTGCGGATCGCAGTCCTATCTCACCGCCACCACACTTCAGCCGATCCGCGAATAACGCCGAGGCAACGAGGGCCTGGCCCATGCGGCCAGCTTCCAACGGCGGATCGTGATCGTGAAAAAAAACAAGGGTCCGCAAGGATCAAAGGGAAGAGTTACATGGGACATCCAACCAAATTGGTCCTCAGCGCATTGCTGGGAACCACATCGCTTCACGGCTTTGCGGCGCAGGCACAAGAGGCCCAAAGCCAGACGACCGCAGACGCTGACGCCGACCAAGGCCTGACCGACATCGTCGTCACCGCGCGCCGCACGGCCGAATCGCTGCAGACGACACCGGTTTCTGTGACTGCGCTTGACTCCACCACACTGGTGCAGACGCAAATCCAGAATCCGAAAGACCTGCAACGGCTTGCGCCGAACCTGAACGTGGCGACAGGGTCGCCATCGGTTTCGGGCTATGCCTTTGTCTCCATCCGTGGCCAGTCGCAAGTCAATCCGGGCAGCGCCTCCGATCCGGCAGTGGGAATCTATATCGACGGCGTCTATGTGCCACGCCCGTCACAAGGGCTGTTCGATTTTGCCGATCTGGCGCGGGTGGAAGTGTTGCGCGGTCCGCAAGGGACGCTGTTCGGCCGCAACACGACTGGCGGCGCGCTGAATATCATCACCAAGCAGCCGACCGGGGATTTTGGCGCCGAGGCCCGCGTCGCCTATGGCAACTACAATACGGTCGAGGCCAGCGCCACCTTGAACGTGCCGCTGGCAGGCCCGGAACTGGCCGCCCGCATCACTTACAGCTTCAACCGCGACGATGGCTATGGGCGCAATGCGCTGCTGGACCGGACCACAGGCGATCAGGCCGCCAACCATTTCGTGCGGGCGAAATTGCGCTGGGCGCCAGACGGCAGCGATTGGGATGCATCGCTTTCGGGCGATTACAACTATCGGCGTGACAGCGGTCAGTCGGTGGTTCTGGCTGGCTTCAACGCGGGTGCCCTCTCCCCGATCGTAACGCCCCTGATCGATATTGTTCCGGCACTTGCGCCGCTGGCCGATCTCACCCCGATCCTTGCCCCGTTCCTGCAAACCAAAGCCAATTTCCGCACGAGTTACGGCACGACCGGCCCCCTTGGCGAACTGCCGATGGACCTGATGAAGGCTGCTGGCGGTGCGCTTACCATCAATGGCAGGCTGGGTGATGTGAAGCTGCAGGCCATCACCGGCTTCCGCTACAGCCGTACAGACGCCGTGATTGATCTGGACGGAACGCCGCTCCGCTTTGCCCAGAACCACACCGGCTTTGGATCGAAGCAGTTTTCGCAGGAATTGCAGTTTTCGGGCGATGCCGACGCACTCAGCTGGATCGGCGGGCTGTATTTTTCCCGTGAGAAAGGCGATGAGCGGTCCTTGTTCGAGGCGCTGGGCGTACTTGGCGTACCGCCGCTGCTGAACGATGGCGATGTGCTGAACATTTCGCGCGGTGTCTATGCGCAGGGGTATTACAAGGTGGCGCCCGGCCTGCGCCTGGCTGCCGGGCTGCGCTGGACATGGGACAAGCGCGAAGTCGTCCTGCACAATCTCTCGGTCCACAACGATATCACCACCTGCAACGTGGCCGCGCCTGATGGCGGCGCTTTCCCGCCCTGCAGCCAGACCGAAAAGACCAGTTTCAACTATCCGGCATGGACGCTGGGCGTCGACTATCAGGCGAGCGAAGGGCTGTTTGTCTATGCCAAGACCAGCGCCGCCGCGATGGCGGGCGGCTGGAACCTGCGCTTCGGCTCGATCCCGGCCTTCTCTCCTGAAAAGGTGCGCGATGTGGAAGTGGGCTTCAAGGCCGACCTGTTCGACCGCCGGTTGCGCGTAAACGTATCCGTGTTCAACGCCTGGCAGCGCGATGTGCAGCGCAACCTGAACATCCTTGTCGGGCCGACGGCTGTCACCCAATATGTCGTCAATGCTGGCAATGCGCAGGTGCGCGGCGCGGAATTCGAACTGGCCGCGCGGCCATGGCACGGCATGGATCTTTCCGGTTCGATCGGCCTGCTGGATGGCAAGTATGACAAGGGAAGCTTTCTGGATACGCAGATCATCGGCGGTGTGCCGGTAACGGTCGATCGCAGCGGCGAACCCCTGCCCCAGTTGGCCAGGTTCAACGCAACGGCTTCGGCCACGCAGCGGTTGGACATGGCTTGGGGGTCAATCGATCTGCACGGCGATTACGCCTATATCAGTTCGCAATCGTTCAGCCCGATCACGGCCGCGCCGGGTCTGCCTGCTGCCGATCGCGCCGTAATCGAGCGGCAGGCCGCGCTCAGCCGCATTCCCGGCTACGGGATTGCCAACGCCCGCATCAGCTTCAATCTGGATTCTCCGCAGATCGAGATCGCAGGCTTTGTCCGCAACGCCTTCAACAACAAGTACAACACGCGCACGTTCAGCGATCTTTATTCAAGCCCGCTTGCCACGGCAGTCGCATTCCCCGGCGCACCGCGCGTTTACGGCATATCGCTTTACTATCACTTCGGGTCTCTCGCCCGCTAACTTCAGGAACAAACCACCATGCACCCCAACGAAACCCGTGTTCGCGCCGTTCTGGACATTGTTCATTCGGGCAATGTGATCGGCAAAGGCCTGGAAGACTATTTCACGCCGGATGCCTACTACCAGCCGCTGGTGCCCGCAGTTGATCCCATCCACGGCGCCGATGCGATTGTCGGTGAAATTGCCCGCCAGCTTGCCGTGTACAAGGATCTGCACGCCGAAATCCATGTCATCATGGCCAACGACACGCATGTCTTTACCGAACGGACCGACCATGTGACTTTTGCCGATCTTGGTACACGCGTAAGCGTTCCGCTCATGGCGGTGTTCGATTTTGCTCCTGACGGTCTCATCACCGCCTGGCGCGAAATTTTCGATACCCGTGCCGCAGAGGCGCAGATCGGCGTCAGTCAGGACGATATGGCAAAGATCATGGGGCAATAGAGTGCGCCCGGCCAAAGCATCAGGTCCAGATCGCCGATAGGGCCGCACTGTCGCTTGGTAGGCACGGCCAGGGTGCGTGTGGCGCATGGTGGGCAAAAATGGGAGACTGCGATGCGCGAAGTACGTTCCTTTTGCCGTTTCTGCATGGTGTTTTGCGGCACTCAGGTCACGCTGGATGACAAGGATCATGTCACCGCCGTTCGCGGAGACCGCGATGATCCGATGAATCAGGGCTATAGCTGCATCAAGGGGTTGGAAGCCGCCGGGGCCTATTATGCGCCAGACCGGCTGCTCCACCCCCTCAAGCGCCAGTCCGATGGCAGCTTCGCGCAGCTCCCGCTGGAACAGGCGCTGGATGAAATTGCCGCAAAAATGGCCGAAATCGCCGCGCGCGATGGTCCTGAAGCGATTGGCGCGTTTCGTGGCGCGGGCGCGATGCTCAATGCCTCTGCCATGGCCATGGCCCCGGCATTCCTGACCGCACTGGGATCGCACAAGAATTTCACCACGCTGACCATCGATCAATCCGCCCACATGATCGCAGCGGGTCGTATCGGCATGTGGGCAGCCCCGCGGCAACCGCTGCACGACAGCGATGTGCGCATGATGTTCGGCACCAACCCGCTGCTGGCGCTGACCTGCACCGATTTCGACATGTCCAACCCGACCAAGGCGATGAAAAAGGCCCGTGCGCGCGGCCTGAAGCTGATCGTGATCGATCCGCGCCGCACCGAGACCGCAAAATACGCCGACGTTTTCCTGCAACCCTATCCGGGTGAAGACGTGACCATTGCTGCGGGCATGCTGCACATCATCCTGACCGAAGGCTGGCAGGATGCAGAGTTCTGCGCAGCGAACGTGGCCGATCTCGACGCACTGCGGGCAGCAGTCGCGCCGTTCACGCCCGAATACGTGGCGCGCCGCGCCGGGATCGACGCTGCCGACCTGCACCGCGCCACCGCGATGTTCGCGCGGGATTCCAGACGTGGCGGGGCACTGGCGGGGACCGGCGTATGCATGGCACCGCATTCGAACCTTGCCGATCATCTGGTTGAAACAATCAACGTGGTGTGCGGCCGGTTTCAGCGCGCGGGCGAACGGGTGGTCAACCCCGGCGTGTTGCGCGCGCGCCAGCCCAGGCGGGCGCAACCGATGCAGATCGGTCGTTCGTGGGAACAGGGCTTCAAGAGCCGCATCGGCAATTACGGAACCCTGTGGGGCGAAATGATGAGCGGCATCATGGCCGACGAGATACTGGCCCCCGGCGAGGGTCAGATCCGCGCGCTGATTTCGCATGGGTCCAACCTCGCCAACATCATGCCCGATCAGCACAAGACGATCCGCGCGCTTGAATCGCTGGAACTGCTGGTCAACATCGATCCGTTCATGACCGAAACGTCGAAGCTGGCGCACTACATCCTGCCCACCGTCATGGGCTATGAACGCGCCGACCTGACGATGTACATGTACGAAAGCCTCTATACGCAGCCCTACGCCCGCTACACTCCCGCCATCGCCGCACCGCCGACCGGGGCCGATCTGGCGGAAGACTGGCAGATCTACTGGGGTCTTGCCCAAAGGCTGGGGCTGAAGCTGGAATTTGACGGTGTGCCGCTGGACATGGACACCACGCCCGACACCGACAGCCTGCTGGCCATCGTCGCGCGCCATGCGCCGGTTCCGTTCGAAACGATGAAGTCCTACGAACTGGGCCACATCTTCGACGACGATCCGCAATATGTCGAAGCAGCGGACCCCGCCTGCACCGATCGCTTCACGGTGGCGACCGATGACATTCTGGCTGAGCTGGCGCAAGTCCATGCCGAATGCCCGCAACCGGGCGCGTGGAGCAGCAATGGCGAACGCTTTACCCACAAGATGACCTCGCGGCGCTTGCGCGAAGTGCAGAACAGTTCGCACCGCAATGTGCCCGCCGTGCGCAAACGCATGCCCTATAACCACGCATATCTGCACCCCGATGAAATCGCCGCGCTGGGCATTTCGGCGGGTGACAAGATCACGATCACATCGGACGCAGGCAGCATTCCGGCGGTGGTGGCGGCCGAACCCGATCTGCGCCGCGGGGTCATTTCGATGAGTCACGGCTGGGGCACGCTGCCGCAGGACACGGTCTATGAACGGGACGGGGCAAACACCGGCCTGCTGATCAGCACCGACCGCGATCTCGATCCGATCAACGCCATGCCGCGCATGACGGCAATCCCGGTCAGGCTGGAGCCGTTCACAATGGCCGTTGCGGCGGAATAGCGCCGAAAATTCCGGTTCTGTCAGGCCAAGGCGCGGTCACCCGCCCTTGGCCCCTGCCCCCATCGCATCGCTATAATCCGGGTAGGCCAGCTTGCCCAGCGCGCCGCCATCGACCGGGATGTTCGCTCCGGTGATGAACCGGCTGTTGTCCGACAGCAGGAACAACGCGGCGTCTGCCGCCTCGGCATAATTGCCGACACGGCCTGCCATCGTCGTCGTTGCGATGATCCGGTCAAGCGAATGGTGATCGAAATTTTCGGGCAGTGTCGAAACATCGCCGGGTTCGGGCCGCACCGTGCCGACCACCAGATTGTTGCAGCGGATGCCATGGCGCGCATAATCGTTGGCGACCTGCCGCCCCAGCGCTTCAAGTGCAGCCTTGCTCATCGCATAGGCGCCCATCAGGGGGATCGCCCGCAATGCGGCGATGGCCGAGATGTTGACAATGGCCCCGCGCGCCTGCGCCATCATGTGCGGCAACACGGACTGGCAGCAAAACAGTGCCCCCATCGCGCCGATGTTCATCGCATCGCCAAAGGCGGCCGATGGCATTTCGTGAACCGCGCCAAGGCCAAATGCATCGCCCGAAGGCCCGGCATTGTTGACCAGTATCGTCGGCGCGCCAAAACGCTCGACAGTCCGCGCAACCATCGCGGCGACAGCGCTCTCGTTTGCAATATCCGCAGGGAAAAATTCCGCCTCACCCCCCGCCTGCGTCAAAGCCTGCTCTGCGCCCGCGCCCGTTGCCGGGTTGCGGCCTGAAATCATCACCGCCACGCCTTGCGCCACCAGCCGCGCGGCAATGGCAAAGCCTATGCCGGAACTGCCCCCGGTGACAATCGCGACCCGGCCCCGCAGTCCGCCTGCGTCCTGCCCGGATTCAATCATGCCAGGGCAGCCCACAAGACATCGCCCCGTACAGCGCCACTCGCCCATCTTCCCACATACTGCACCCCCTCGGTAATACCGGCGCGCTCGCGAGGTCATGACGATGGCGCTGCCCGGATCGGTTCAGTCCAGCATATGATCAAACATCCGCGCCGGGGGCCGACCTAACGATAGGCTGCGCACAAAATGGGCGGCTCTGTGCTGAAGTTAGTGTCTCCGGTCGGCTTGGAACGGCCAGAATTTTGTTCTGCATTCTGGATCGTCCACAACTCCCGACGATTGGAATTCAGCTTCTGCGAGCCGGCTTGCAGGCGCTATCCTGACGAGAAAGTGAAAAGGCTCCGAAGGCCAAAATCTTGGGAGCCTATGGATTGACGGTTGCCGAGGAAGCGATTCCCCCGTCAGTCATCGCTGTTTTCCACTAAAACCGTTGTCTGCTGGAGGCCGAGCCGGAATCCAATTGCGGGAGCAATGCTCTGAATTTCTGGTATTTTATTAGGCATTTCGAGTGCCTATCCATCAATCGGTCCATTGCGGCTAAATTCAAAATGGGTTCAATTCCCAAAGCCGGAATCGAGAATGGTTCACCTGGGCCGAATCACCTCGCGCATGGGCAGACTTTGCGAAGGGTTTCGGGCGCTTGCGTACTAAAGAGGAGGCCTTGAGAATCTGGACAGGGTGCTAGGGTCCAGACTCGATCAGAGCCAGAATGCCACGGCGGCAGCGAGGCTTATGGCGGATAGGAAGTTCCTGGCGAGCTTGTCGTAGCGGGTAGCGATGCGGCGGAAGTCCTTGAGGCGGCAGAACATGGCCTCGACCCGCCAGCGGTCCTTGTAGCGTCGTTCGTCATACTGGATCGGGCGCTTGCGGTTGCGCCGTCCGGGGATCACCGGGATTGTGCCCTGCTCGCGCAAGGCGGCCCTGATGCGGTTGGCATCGTAGCCACGGTCGGCGATCACCCGCTTCATGCCGATAGTCTCAGCGATCAGCAGGTCCGCGCCCTTCACGTCCGATGTATTACCGGGCGTCAGGACAAGGCGGAGTGGTCGCCCGAGGACATCGACAAGGGCGTGGATCTTCGTTGTCCTGCCGCCACGCGAGATGCCAATGGCATTGGCCCGCGCCCCCTTTTGCGCCACCAGCAGAGCGGTGGGCCTTGATGTAGCTGCTATCGATCTGACCCGTTTCTGCGATCCAGCCTTCCTCCGTCAGCGCTGCCAAGATGCGCGTCCAGATGCCCCGGCGGCTCCAACGGTTCCAACGGTTCCAACGATTGTAGACCGTCGTCGAAGGGCCGTATTCGGAAGGACAATCCGCCCAGCGGCCACCGCACTTCAGCATGTGGATGATGCCCGAGATCACTCGCCGATCATCGACCCGCCGTGCTCCGGGCTGGTTCTTCGGCAAGTGCGGCTCGATCGCAGTCCATGCTTCATCCGACAACCAGAACAACGAACGCGACATCTCCAAAGGTCTCCTGCTGCAGCGGAGACCCTCTGAATCAATGCACGCGCCGATTTTCAAGAGGCTGATTGGGTTTGAACCCTAAGAGGATTTTCTGCCTGACGGCGGCCAGAGTGGCCGCATGACAGGAGA
This genomic interval from Novosphingobium sp. CECT 9465 contains the following:
- a CDS encoding nuclear transport factor 2 family protein; translation: MHPNETRVRAVLDIVHSGNVIGKGLEDYFTPDAYYQPLVPAVDPIHGADAIVGEIARQLAVYKDLHAEIHVIMANDTHVFTERTDHVTFADLGTRVSVPLMAVFDFAPDGLITAWREIFDTRAAEAQIGVSQDDMAKIMGQ
- a CDS encoding molybdopterin-dependent oxidoreductase, whose amino-acid sequence is MREVRSFCRFCMVFCGTQVTLDDKDHVTAVRGDRDDPMNQGYSCIKGLEAAGAYYAPDRLLHPLKRQSDGSFAQLPLEQALDEIAAKMAEIAARDGPEAIGAFRGAGAMLNASAMAMAPAFLTALGSHKNFTTLTIDQSAHMIAAGRIGMWAAPRQPLHDSDVRMMFGTNPLLALTCTDFDMSNPTKAMKKARARGLKLIVIDPRRTETAKYADVFLQPYPGEDVTIAAGMLHIILTEGWQDAEFCAANVADLDALRAAVAPFTPEYVARRAGIDAADLHRATAMFARDSRRGGALAGTGVCMAPHSNLADHLVETINVVCGRFQRAGERVVNPGVLRARQPRRAQPMQIGRSWEQGFKSRIGNYGTLWGEMMSGIMADEILAPGEGQIRALISHGSNLANIMPDQHKTIRALESLELLVNIDPFMTETSKLAHYILPTVMGYERADLTMYMYESLYTQPYARYTPAIAAPPTGADLAEDWQIYWGLAQRLGLKLEFDGVPLDMDTTPDTDSLLAIVARHAPVPFETMKSYELGHIFDDDPQYVEAADPACTDRFTVATDDILAELAQVHAECPQPGAWSSNGERFTHKMTSRRLREVQNSSHRNVPAVRKRMPYNHAYLHPDEIAALGISAGDKITITSDAGSIPAVVAAEPDLRRGVISMSHGWGTLPQDTVYERDGANTGLLISTDRDLDPINAMPRMTAIPVRLEPFTMAVAAE
- a CDS encoding phosphotransferase, translating into MGTDTIARMTIDTAALSDVDRPVYEWLRDHFGCEPQNFCRQLRWRISWEADVMIDGRLQGVLVRGARGKSARYPMTLHQEAQVHHVMERHGVLAPKVYGMIEDPVAIVMERLDGTINSELIEDPAARAKVRREFINALAKLHAIPVEEFGAIGLAVPKSAREIALSLYKPCIDIVRAAFADRPFPLTEFYARWLEKNAPEDRDRPGFVTADAGQFLYDGDRFTGLIDFEVSYIGDPAAEFAGMRLRDTTEPLGDISELRRYYESLTGDSIPYRAIAYHSAGFAGTNSMLMWPMMYEPEVQNDYVAYLQFCVATSRWGLQGIAESLGVTLDAVADPLPNPTVPYEAAPGQLINMMTSWETGDTALRFHLDSAAVLGTYLQRCAIYGGSILAADLADAEALTGKRVATRLEADAAVDAFVRSAGPDQDAALVAHFNRWLTRQNFLLKGCGSQSYLTATTLQPIRE
- a CDS encoding TonB-dependent receptor, whose protein sequence is MGHPTKLVLSALLGTTSLHGFAAQAQEAQSQTTADADADQGLTDIVVTARRTAESLQTTPVSVTALDSTTLVQTQIQNPKDLQRLAPNLNVATGSPSVSGYAFVSIRGQSQVNPGSASDPAVGIYIDGVYVPRPSQGLFDFADLARVEVLRGPQGTLFGRNTTGGALNIITKQPTGDFGAEARVAYGNYNTVEASATLNVPLAGPELAARITYSFNRDDGYGRNALLDRTTGDQAANHFVRAKLRWAPDGSDWDASLSGDYNYRRDSGQSVVLAGFNAGALSPIVTPLIDIVPALAPLADLTPILAPFLQTKANFRTSYGTTGPLGELPMDLMKAAGGALTINGRLGDVKLQAITGFRYSRTDAVIDLDGTPLRFAQNHTGFGSKQFSQELQFSGDADALSWIGGLYFSREKGDERSLFEALGVLGVPPLLNDGDVLNISRGVYAQGYYKVAPGLRLAAGLRWTWDKREVVLHNLSVHNDITTCNVAAPDGGAFPPCSQTEKTSFNYPAWTLGVDYQASEGLFVYAKTSAAAMAGGWNLRFGSIPAFSPEKVRDVEVGFKADLFDRRLRVNVSVFNAWQRDVQRNLNILVGPTAVTQYVVNAGNAQVRGAEFELAARPWHGMDLSGSIGLLDGKYDKGSFLDTQIIGGVPVTVDRSGEPLPQLARFNATASATQRLDMAWGSIDLHGDYAYISSQSFSPITAAPGLPAADRAVIERQAALSRIPGYGIANARISFNLDSPQIEIAGFVRNAFNNKYNTRTFSDLYSSPLATAVAFPGAPRVYGISLYYHFGSLAR